A part of Dama dama isolate Ldn47 chromosome Y, ASM3311817v1, whole genome shotgun sequence genomic DNA contains:
- the LOC133053507 gene encoding testis-specific Y-encoded protein 3-like, with the protein MQAPGGVPSEEATLYWVEAVEEGATLEEGEISGIGQEVQLLVLDVMEEVELVVYEEQEQVSSEEQCQEHPRPGAPSDRPALEALATLQLELEPVNKKAQRVHARLKHKNCQRRMLNLEHRSAITQGIRGFWIKVFTNHPKMSCLMTKQDQDMLHFMTNLKVEELQHPTHHCMITLSFQRNTYFQKEVIVKKYLINVTGKRYQVSCSTSIQWHQGFERKAYSRRNHKSSVNFFNWLSDHSFTGSDQIAEVIIKDLWPNPLQY; encoded by the exons ATGCAGGCCCCAGGTGGTGTGCCAAGCGAGGAGGCCACCCTCTACTGGgtggaggcagtggaggaaggtgctaccctggaggagggagagatatCGGGAATCGGGCAGGAAGTCCAGCTGCTGGTGTTAGACGTCATGGAGGAGGTGGAGCTGGTGGTGTACGAGGAGCAGGAGCAGGTGTCCTCGGAGGAGCAGTGCCAGGAACATCCAAGGCCCGGAGCTCCGAGTGACCGGCCTGCACTGGAGGCGCTGGCGACCCTGCAGCTGGAGCTGGAGCCTGTGAATAAGAAAGCCCAAAGGGTGCACGCTCGCCTGAAACATAAGAACTGTCAGAGGCGGATGCTGAATCTAGAACACAGAAGTGCCATCACCCAGGGAATCCGTGGTTTCTGGATTAAAGTT TTTACGAACCACCCCAAAATGTCATGTCTGATGACCAAACAAGACCAAGACATGCTTCACTTCATGACCAACTTGAAA GTGGAGGAACTCCAGCATCCCACTCATCACTGCATGATCACATTGTCCTTTCAGAGGAATACGTATTTCCAAAAAGAAGTAATTGTTAAGAAATATCTCATTAACGTCACTGGTAAGAG ATACCAAGTATCCTGTTCCACTTCAATTCAGTGGCACCAGGGGTTTGAACGTAAGGCATACAGCCGCAGGAACCACAAGAGCAGCGTTAACTTCTTCAACTGGCTCTCTGACCACAGCTTCACAGGATCTGACCAAATTGCTGAG GTCATCATAAAGGATCTGTGGCCCAATCCTTTGCAGTACTAG